In one window of Kitasatospora sp. MMS16-BH015 DNA:
- a CDS encoding MaoC family dehydratase: MAISYDEVEVGTELPAQSFPVTRATLVRYAGASGDFNPIHWNEQFALEVGLPNVIAHGMFTMAEAARVVTDWVGDPSAVVEYGVRFTRPVTVPNDATGSVIEVTGKVAAKLDDQKVRVDLTATFEGQKVLGMSRAVVRLG, from the coding sequence ATGGCGATCAGCTACGACGAGGTCGAGGTCGGCACCGAGCTGCCCGCGCAGAGCTTCCCCGTGACGCGCGCCACGCTGGTCCGCTACGCCGGTGCCTCCGGTGACTTCAACCCGATCCACTGGAACGAGCAGTTCGCGCTCGAGGTCGGTCTGCCGAACGTCATCGCGCACGGCATGTTCACCATGGCCGAGGCCGCCCGCGTGGTCACCGACTGGGTCGGCGACCCGTCCGCCGTGGTCGAGTACGGCGTCCGCTTCACCCGCCCGGTGACGGTGCCCAACGACGCGACCGGCTCGGTGATCGAGGTCACCGGCAAGGTCGCCGCCAAGCTGGACGACCAGAAGGTCCGGGTCGACCTGACCGCCACCTTCGAGGGCCAGAAGGTGCTCGGCATGTCCCGCGCGGTGGTCAGGCTCGGCTGA
- a CDS encoding MaoC family dehydratase N-terminal domain-containing protein: MPLDQSFVGRTYPPTAPYEVGREKIREFAVAIGDANPAYTDQEAAKALGHPDVIAPPTFPFVITYQAAAQVVNDPELGLDFTRVVHGDQKFAYTRAVRAGDRLTVSVTIDSIKSLAGNDVLSVRGEVHDESGEHVVTSVMTLVARAADQAGE, encoded by the coding sequence ATGCCGCTCGACCAGTCGTTCGTCGGCCGTACCTACCCACCCACCGCGCCGTACGAGGTGGGCCGCGAGAAGATCCGCGAGTTCGCCGTCGCGATCGGTGACGCCAACCCCGCGTACACCGACCAGGAGGCCGCCAAGGCGCTCGGCCACCCGGACGTGATCGCCCCGCCGACCTTCCCGTTCGTGATCACCTATCAGGCCGCCGCCCAGGTGGTGAACGACCCCGAGCTCGGCCTGGACTTCACCCGGGTCGTGCACGGCGACCAGAAGTTCGCCTACACCCGGGCCGTCCGGGCCGGCGACCGGCTGACCGTCAGCGTGACGATCGACTCGATCAAGTCGCTGGCCGGCAACGACGTGCTCTCCGTCCGCGGCGAGGTGCACGACGAGAGCGGCGAGCACGTGGTGACGTCCGTCATGACGCTGGTGGCCCGGGCCGCCGACCAGGCAGGGGAGTAG
- the rpmG gene encoding 50S ribosomal protein L33, whose translation MAATDVRPKITLACVECKERNYITKKNRRNDPDRLEMKKHCPRCNSHTAHRETR comes from the coding sequence GTGGCTGCCACCGACGTCCGCCCGAAGATCACGCTGGCCTGCGTGGAGTGCAAGGAGCGGAACTACATCACCAAGAAGAACCGGCGTAACGACCCGGACCGTCTTGAGATGAAGAAGCACTGCCCGCGCTGCAACTCGCACACCGCGCACCGCGAGACCCGCTGA
- a CDS encoding hydrolase: MTADRAPGPHQGPAPNPLGHGPVLLLAGARLADGRVVDVRISGDRIQAVGTSGSLGPLPALPGGPTTTTGARIDLSGYLLLPAPAEPHAHYDSAFSATLPSPPPETRADLVRRITEAALTSLGYGATAQRTHVRIGDVHGLGRLEAVLTARQALRGLADLQAVAMPRLLTGLAGADGRAQLRDALKLGATAAGGCPDLDPDPVGYVQVLLEAAREADCPVDLHTAAADPVALARLTAALAPLRPRVTLSPCSALPPGGATVLATAGMRLVCLPQNGSCIGLEGLAPGLRPSLVRELTEARVPLAAGSGALRDLSNPAGRPDPLEAAYLLAASGALGPDAAYEAVSNQARAALGLPLVRVDAGFPAELLAVRGDSLPGALAGGHSRLVVHSGRIVSRTSAVREFADTVALALPRQGSPG; this comes from the coding sequence ATGACCGCAGACCGTGCACCCGGCCCGCACCAGGGCCCCGCCCCCAACCCGCTCGGCCACGGGCCGGTGCTGCTGCTCGCCGGAGCGCGGCTGGCCGACGGCCGGGTGGTCGACGTGCGGATCAGCGGCGACCGGATCCAGGCCGTCGGCACCTCCGGCAGCCTCGGACCGCTGCCCGCCCTGCCCGGGGGCCCGACCACCACCACCGGCGCCCGGATCGACCTCAGCGGCTACCTCCTGCTGCCCGCCCCCGCCGAACCGCACGCCCACTACGACTCCGCCTTCTCCGCCACCCTGCCCAGCCCGCCCCCGGAGACCCGGGCCGATCTCGTCCGCCGGATCACCGAGGCCGCACTCACCTCCCTCGGCTACGGCGCCACCGCCCAGCGCACCCACGTTCGGATCGGCGACGTGCACGGGCTCGGCCGCCTGGAGGCCGTGCTCACCGCCCGGCAGGCGCTGCGCGGCCTGGCCGACCTCCAGGCCGTCGCGATGCCCCGGCTGCTCACCGGCCTGGCCGGGGCCGACGGCCGGGCCCAGCTGCGGGACGCGCTCAAGCTCGGCGCCACCGCCGCCGGCGGCTGCCCCGACCTCGACCCGGATCCAGTCGGGTACGTGCAGGTGCTGCTCGAGGCCGCCCGGGAGGCCGACTGCCCGGTCGACCTGCACACCGCCGCCGCCGACCCGGTCGCGCTGGCCCGGCTCACCGCGGCGCTCGCCCCGCTGCGCCCCCGGGTCACCCTCAGCCCCTGCTCGGCCCTCCCGCCGGGCGGCGCCACCGTGCTGGCCACCGCCGGCATGCGGCTGGTCTGCCTGCCGCAGAACGGCTCCTGTATCGGCCTGGAAGGGCTCGCGCCGGGTCTGCGCCCTTCCCTGGTAAGGGAGTTGACCGAGGCCCGGGTGCCCCTCGCGGCCGGCAGCGGCGCCCTGCGCGACCTCTCCAACCCGGCCGGCCGCCCCGACCCGCTGGAAGCCGCCTACCTGCTGGCCGCCTCCGGGGCGCTCGGCCCGGACGCGGCCTACGAGGCCGTCTCCAACCAGGCCCGGGCCGCACTCGGCCTGCCGCTGGTCCGGGTGGACGCCGGCTTCCCCGCCGAACTGCTCGCCGTCCGGGGCGACAGCCTGCCCGGCGCGCTGGCCGGCGGGCACAGCCGCCTGGTGGTGCACAGCGGCCGGATCGTGAGCCGCACCAGCGCCGTCCGCGAGTTCGCCGACACCGTCGCCCTGGCCCTGCCCCGGCAGGGCTCGCCGGGGTAG